The DNA region TGGGTTAAAGTGACGGACAAGCTCCGTTGCATACCGCCGCGGCCATGCCAGCGTCAACCCGGCGCATGTTTCCACAATCTCCGCGGCGTGATACGGTGCGGCATGGATATCGTTGCGCTTGAAACTCTGGCCCGCGGCATCCGGCGCTGCCATTCCTGCCGACTGCATGAGAACCGCACGCACGCCGTGCCGGGCAATGGCGACTACCGCCGCCGCGTCGTGCTTCTGGGTGAGGCCCCTGGAGAGAGGGAGGACGAGCTCGGCCTGTCCTTCATGGGCCGCACCGGGCAGTTCCTGGACGGCTTCCTCGCCCAGAACGGCTTTGACCGGGACGACTTCTTCATCACCCCGGCAGTCAAGTGCCGGCCGCCCAACAACCGCGACCCCAGGCGGGACGAGCTGGAAACCTGCCGCGACAAGTGGCTGCTTCCGCAACTGGACGCCCTTGCGCCGGCAATCATCCTGCTGGCCGGCAAAGCGGCTGTGCGCCAGACCCTCGGCAGTAACGAGCCGCTCTCCGGACTGCACGGCCGGATGCTTGAGTACTGCGGCGTGCCTGCGCTCGTCACCTACCACCCCACGGCCATGATGCGATTTCCCAAGATACGCAACGCAGC from Oceanidesulfovibrio marinus includes:
- a CDS encoding uracil-DNA glycosylase: MDIVALETLARGIRRCHSCRLHENRTHAVPGNGDYRRRVVLLGEAPGEREDELGLSFMGRTGQFLDGFLAQNGFDRDDFFITPAVKCRPPNNRDPRRDELETCRDKWLLPQLDALAPAIILLAGKAAVRQTLGSNEPLSGLHGRMLEYCGVPALVTYHPTAMMRFPKIRNAAAEDLAALNKALKIT